The genomic interval CGTTTTTACAACATAGCATcctgcagtggttagcactgtttcctcacagcctgaaggttcctggttcaagcAAAGGATGGGACAAGCGGTATAgattatggatggatggctgtTGTTCAGTTATAAAACCCATTCTGATCATAAAGTTGCAGCACTTCCCCAGGAGCCGCTTTGTGAATtctgtcttcactttttttctctgcagatttTTTGTCTCATGACGCTCCAGTACTTTTAGTCTCTGATGTCCTCCcttgtttttcccctctttttttttttttactgctgccgTACATCTCTATCACGTactgtcctctccctcctcctcttgactttaaactccctctcctcctttgcAGAGGATATGGGCCCAGAGTCCCCGCGCCTGAGGAGATGTCTCTGGGTCGGCTCCTGCGGCGCGCCTCCTCCAAAGCCTCCGACCTCCTGACCTTTAATCCGGGTGCGGGGGGCACGTCGTTGCGCTCGGGCCTGGATGGCGAAATCATCTTCTCCAAAAATAACGTTTGTGTGCACCCTGCAGAGCCCCTGCCCGGCCTGGCGGAACACCACCCGGGTAAGGCTGGATGGATGCTGACAGTGTGGATGTACATGTGATGAGAGACAGAAATAATCccataaattatatatattttaatgttttatactgAGTCTTCTTTTATATTTGATAAAGGTTGTAATatgtatatattgtatatttctCACTCTGGTCTTCAGGTATCgctcttctttctttcatacTTTATTAGCTCACTCTataggcaacacacacacatactaatgTACCTgtcccagtgtttcccctaccattatattggtaACGGCCCCCCCTGAAGgtctttatttttgggctttttgtgcctttattgtagggataggatagtgaatagagtcggaaatcagggaaagaagtcatttaatgatacctttctgatagaaaagggcagctgtcattaaaagtaacacatgaacaccaagattccttcaagtgtttgtgtcgccatgtcggcttgtccccacccccccccccaacgctgtaaacctaggggaaacactgtgtcCTGTCCTTTACCTGTGAAAATAGCAAAAGACATCTAATATAAATAAACGCAGAATAAAAATCACATAGCACACATACAGTGTCggggacactgaagcttcagtgtttagccagctgctgagttctctctctatttctcaaaaatctccaatatttatttaGTTCGGGTTGAATCAGTTCTATCtgaacacctgttggtttgacgcttgcctggcaaaccaaaccaacggccgtgtgggggtgccttaaaaccgcctaccttctccggtccaaacaaatccagagcattcaggaccagaatctaaagttagaaggagaacatactggctgctgcattgttgtcagagaagccagcacttcaacatagcatgtctccttaatgtctgatcatataggaAGATCATTTTATGATCTAGTTCATTAGATATCTTAGActtgctcctttaaagtctaACCATAGGGTTTAAAACAGGCTGACGTTTCTATGCTtttaaaagagtgtttttaagtGCTTCGTTGCTGAGCTGATTTTAATCTTTTCCTGGTATGAACACTAACAGGATTTCAGTTTTCtgttcagtttctctctctcttatcttctctgtctgtcattgttcatttttactgtgtttcagtttgatgCATGGTCATCACTCACCTCTCGGGATCCCCCTCGGTGTTGTCACATCTCCTCtggtttcatgtttgtgtttaggtTGCAGCTGCATGCTTCTTTATAGAAGTCTTGTCATTTCCTCTCGTGTTacctgattatttttttttcctccttaatGCTCCTGACTTATGCTGACTGGGTTTCTGTCGCCCCCTGCAGGCTACCTGTGTGTGCACACGGAGAAAGATGATAGCCTGGGCACCACTCTGATTCTGACCTGGGTGCCCAACTCCCGCATCCAGAAGCAGGATGAGGAGGCGCTGCGCTACATCACGCCAGAGAGCTCCCCTGTACGCAGGAACGCACGCCGCAGGGGCCGACGGTATGTGAATCTCAAGTtatatttttcatgaagaattttaGTCAAGTATATGTCTGCTGTTTTGTAATGATCATTTGATACATCTCTGAGAGAACACTTCTTATTTCATGTAAGAAAAAATCATCAGCCCTGTGTCAACATTTCGCACaactctgatgatgttttaaaaaactaaatgtcaGTGTGACCCTCTCCAGGCCTCACTCGCGGCCCCCTGCAGCCCCGGAGGAAGAAGATGACGAGGAGAGGAACATAACCAGTAGCACCTCTGGGGAGAGCCACAgcctggtggtggtggaggcggGAGCCGATCCCTCGTCACACCAGCAGCCGCTGCCCTCGACCACGGAGGAGGGCGACGAGCTGTCGGATGAAGTGAGCCGGGACAGCACCATGGGGTCGGACTCGGACACTTTCTCCTCGCCCTTCTGCCTGTCCCCCGTCAGCGAGGCCCTCTGTGAAAGCAGCGGCTCCGTCTTCCTGGACAGCGAAAGCAGGTCAGTGAAAACCTTTTATGGTGATCCATGTTTTTCCACAGCAGAGTTAAGTTCACTCTTTCAGCAAAGACTCCTTCATTCACCTCCTCATGACTCCACAGCGAGCGTGTGGATACCATGAGCACTGTGAAAAGAATCCTTATAGGTGATTTTATATTTGTCCAGCCTCCTGccgctctctttctcctctaaTGTCCCCTCAGCTTTTCATACAAGACAAAAAAGTCTCAAgaataatcaataaaaacaaaggggATGATTAAAttcttctgatttatttttagagaAAATAATGATAGTTAAGCCGTTTATTCACGGGTTGATCGAGTGTTGTGGAAATTCTTTACCTTGTCATCGTTCATTCAGTCTGTGCATAGACTCTAAATACTCTAACTTTCAGCTCACCTAACGGCAGGCTGAgatctggagctgaggtgggttttaagcctcttgacaaaccgttattCTGCACCCGCCTggcaatcaggtcagctacacgccttactGTGAATAACTCtcatgggcggctgtggctcagtggtatagtgggtcgtctctcaaccggaagttcGAGGGTTTGATCTGGAATTCCTGGAGCCAAGTGTCCGATTTGTCCTGGTGCAAGACTTGACGTAGCAACTTCTGCTATCACTGTGTGAATTTGAAGTTTTGCGCTGCGGTGTAAAAATCTCCTTCTTCAGGTGTCTGAACGTCCTTTGTCAGTAGAGATCAtctaagagacaaaaaaaccaaaacacaactgCACACTGAACATCAGCATCCCGGACACTTTGAtgattgtgtatgtgtacaGGGATATAAATAATCagctttcttctgtttttaaaaatcagatccAGAATAAGATGAGAACCCAGATTAGGTTTATTTGggaattttttgttttcagttaccAAAAGCCGCCACAAGGTGGAGCCAAACAGAAAAGAATTGATTGCATGAGGGAGTCGGAGAGAGGGGGACGCTCGGAGGCCTCATGGTGGCTCACTGCACAAACGCTGAAGCGTGTCTCCTGGGGAGTGAGAGCAGGTAGATGACTTCAGCAGGAGGCGTGAAAATGAGTCGGCTGATTAAAACGCAGCTCTGaatctaaatgtttttataaacccACAGATGGCCCTGAAataagtccccccccccctaaaaaaatccccccaaacCCCAAAAACCCCACAGCTTTCCAGAGACTTCTTCTTCAATCAAGCGAGCCATCTGGACGAGCGACTGCGATGCCTCTTTCGGACCTCATGGGCTGTTTCGCCTTTAAGATTCCCTTCGTGGTCGTTTCCTCACGCAGCTATTTGGCCTGACGTGTTGCCCAGAATGTGCGAgcctctgtgtcagtgtgtgtgtcagagggagtgagaggagcctgtcagtgtgtgttctggggccttttttttttttttttttaaccgctCTCAGACCCCAGCTTGCTGTAAGTGCAGTCAGTGTGTGACTTGGCAGCGCTCTCGGCTTCACAGCTTCTAACCTTtactctgtcctcctcctcttcttcttcctcggCTCCTCCGTGCTTCAACTCTCCGTTAGAGTCTCTCTCAAAAAAAACCTGGCGCTTGAGTACGTCCTAGCCTCCTTCTTCTTTCCACTATCAGTCCATTCTTTCCACTTTGcatcctttcctctctctcattcaCTCTGTTTTTCCTCAATATTGTTTCTTTCGGTGTTGCCCACCTCTCAAAtatctcccccccctcccctcccctcccctcctctaaCCAGAGTCTGTGTGAAGCCCTTTGATTCCCAGTGCTCCCGGGGTTGTTGTGCTGGGCTGAATGTCAGCTCTCCGGATTAGAGGACTGAAGAGAGCGGAGCAGCAGCCAAAACCCTGGAACCCACtcaatctctctttctctctctctcgctttaaTTGACACTGTTAAGGGGCCGGGAACTGGAAACATGTCACTTGGAATCATTCAAAGAGAAAAGAACGGCGTATGGGAGAGCGAGAGCGGAtgaaaaaagggggggaggaggaggagagcggtGGGAGAGGAATCCACAGCAATCTCTGTTGAGCTTCTTTACAAGTTTCTTTCAAATTGAGCCGTAGTTTATTAAACCGCCTGCTCTACTTCACTGAGGCTTTATTAGCAGAATTGAAGTGATAATAACTCAGGTAAGTGGTTTCCAATGTAGTGAGGCTTTAACACACTCTCAAGTTTAACACTCGGTTCTCTCGGGCATATGTCCAAATgtagatgtgtttttatgtcttgctgcaaaacaaattccccttgtgggacaacgAAGAGAATCCGATCCGATCGAATCACTTCATGTATCCCGACGTTGTGAATTAGGGGAAACTTCACGATTTTCACGGCTTAAATGAAGGTTGATGAAAATTACACTCaagacacttttcaaaaaaagagCAGCTATAGACCGTTCTCTTTAGTCATTTTAACACGTGCATTCCTGAAAACGTCACGCAGACCGCCCCCTGAAATCTGCCTGAGTtgtgttgttcacacatgtccctctaAGCGGGAGACTAGGCAAAAGTGTCCACTATTCAACACTATAGTCAATTCAATCAATTCTACCTTTACATCAGCACTTCCCATTCACAACATCAATTACATAGCAGCAAAGAAAAATTcatacaattttttaaaaatatttcccGCTGCTTTTTCACAGTTCTCACATTTACTagagggctggcaggaaaaattccAGTAAACGGTATCAGTataaaaattcagctgtttgtgttcacacatgcagctcacccagaAAAGTCCAGGACGTTTTCAGGGGTCTTGTGCATATGTGAGACGAGAGCTTTATTTGTTATAAATAAGTGGAGTTTTAAAAGTAGAGCGTGGTGCCTGCCTCCCGGACCCTCACTGGTAGATGATTCTGAAGGAgtggagcctgataactgaaggctctacctcccatattactTTTATAGAGACTGTAGGTGCCACAAGCAGGCCTTCACTCTGGGAGGGTAATCTTCTAGTTAAGTAACACGGCTCTGTGAGCACTGTCAGATTACTCTGGAAATGGagtaatgtgatttattttcctaGTTCTTGTCAGTCatggctgcagcattttggaccagcTGAAGAGACTTTAGAGACTTACTAGGGCGGCCTGATAGAGCAGAACTGGAATAATCCAACCTTCAGTTAACAAATGCATGGACTGGTTTTCCTGTAATATTTTGACACAGGTTGTGCCTGtttgtccaatcggactcaaagctgatcgcttgttcttactgacattgttccctttttttctagatccttgcttgtgttgttcttactctctgatgtacgtcgctttggataaaagcgtctgctaagtgaattgtagaattgtagaatatagtgaaggtaaaaaaaaaaaggctgaaatgtGAAGGGCATATCCAGGTCAAATAGAAAATCTAAAGGGCTTTGTATGattaaactcctgaaaacatgtAGCTGACTTACATGTCATGTTGTGTCACTACTTTCAAATTAGTTAaccatgttgatgtttttttttactttctcacTGTGCTGACCATTTCCCAGTGTGTGCCTGCAGAGCCCCCCTCGCCTTCATCTCTCAGCTCCCTGCAGGGATTATCTGAAGGGGCCTGGGAGTCCCTGGAGGCCTGTAGTGCTTGGTTCTGGTTCTCAGGGTGACCTGGCAGCACCTTTCCCTGTGGGCTAAAGTCTCCCTGTGTATGTAGGGAGAGGTGTTATGAAGGGCCTGAGGGCAGTTTGATCTCAGTCTGGCCTGGTGGGACGTGCAGCAGCCTGACTCCATCAAAACAGCTTGTTTACATAACACAGCTCTGTACAGTTGGAGGCTTTGTGTCTGAGCAGAACCAGGCTGCTCGACGCTCGCAGACGTTGTAGACCAATCATTGAGTTTCGGCTTGGATTCAGCACAGCAGACAATCCACGCCTCGATGTAAAGTGTCATGTGCTTCCTCGCCGTGTTTCCCAGAGTTTTTGCACTATGCggaaaaatacacaacaacGCTGTTGCACGCATGTACAGCGTGCCAAAGAATGAAGGAAACGCTTTTCTGTGAAAATTCTCATAGGCCTTGTAAACACCCATAGCTTGACAGTCGTTGGGAGTTGTGAGAAACGAGTACAGTAGTCCTTTAAATGAGCTCCTACAGATTTCAGATGACTTAACCAGAGCTCCCCCCCGCTCTGCTTTGTGGCGCGATACATGAGACAGCACGCAGTAAATCAACAGATAGCGGAGGAAACGCTGCAGCTTGGATTGATCAGTCCTTGTTATTTTCCCATCTGCTGACGAGGAAATGATTAGCCATACATGATTGATGCAGGGTGTGATAGATTACAGTTGGCTGGCCTCCACTGTGGCCAGTACCAACACGTCACTTTTCTTAATTTGTAACATTTTTCTGAATAGGAAATATATTTTCCGGTGAAATAACTGCTGTCATTTCTACAGTGGATACCGTTAAATTAAATCGTTTGTTCAAACCAGAGGGACGCACAGctctttttaatatttgagatataatgaaatatattttttaaataatgattagCTTTGGTTTAAATGGTTTTGGTTAACATATAATACACAATAAgtatttttacttaaaaaataacttcatttaGTCGTGTACTTCTCAAATGTCAGCCGGTTTAACGCATTTTAATGTAGGCCTGTTTCCCCGCATTAGCATGTCTCCAGACGTGTTTGACAGTGCATTATGGTCATTAgctatggtgtgtgtgtgtgtgtgtgtgtgtgtgtgtgtgtgtgtgtgtgtgtgtgtgtgtgtgtgtgtgtgtgtgtgtgtgtgtgtgtgtgtgtgtgtgtgtgtgtgtgtgtgtgtgtgtgtgtgtgtgtgtgtgtgtgtgtgtgtgtgtgtgtgtgtgtgtgtgtgtgtgtgtgtgtgtgtgtgtgtgtgtgtgtgtgtgtgtgtgtgtgtgtgtgtgtgtgtgtgtgtgtgtgtgtgtgtgtgtgtgtgtgtgtgtgtgtgtgtgtgtgtgtgtgtgtgtgtgtgtgtgtgtgtgtgtgtgtgtgtgtgtgtgtgtgtgtgtgtgtgtgtgtgtgtgtgtgtgtgtgtgtgtgtgtgtgtgtgtgtgtgtgtgtggtaagaCATTAAACATGGCAGCCGATGACTCTTATATTAttaacttgtgtgtttttgctgttgttcacgatgcatgtgtgtgttgtatttctGTACCGTCacacgtgtctgtgtgtcttcgtctgtgtatgtgtagtgtgtctcctcctgcagcagaggaaCCCTCAGCTCAGGTTTCAGTGCCGGGAACAACATGCCGGCCTAGGGGGGAATGACAGGGGAAATTGGACtgtgtgatttgtgtgtgtatagagatccgtgtgtgtgtgtgtgtgtgtgtgtgtgtgtgagagcctCCATGCTTTTCTCACACTCTCAGCCTTTTCtattgaaacacaaaacaacagggCAGAGCTGAGCTTGGGATAGGCCTGTGTATCTGCACAGTCGTCACTCGACAAAACACATGATGGCCACATGAAATTAATTATACATTTTCCAcattaagaagaaaaataacgGCGTCCTGTCCTGTCCCTTATtggttgatttaaataaaggaaatgtgATGTTTCCTGAAGCACaatcaagctctgaaaaatgtctCTGGGAATCTTACTCCATAGAAACTCCTttataattttctttttgttgttttttggtttttgttttcagggagCTGTGCGAGGAGGCCATGACCCACTCTGtaagctccgcctccagccTGGACAGCCACGCCCCCTCCGAGTGCAGCGGACAGTCGCAGGGTGTGCGCTGGGAGGAGCAGCAGAAGGTGTTGGCTCTGGAGCAGCTGTGTGGGGTTTTCAGGGTGGACCTGGGTCACATGAGGTCACTGAGACTTTTCTTCAGGTCAGCCGGGAGTCTTGAGTCTGTCTCTAATGTGTAATGTGTCACGATGTGTTGCAGGTTTCGGGACGGGATCGGTTTTGATTTATGATGATCTGTGGAAAATGTGTGTGCTTAGGAACAAGGAAGAGATTGGTTATTCAATCCTGGGTTAACACATTACTTTAAATTCTTTATCTGAGCTTATGGGAATTCTCATTTATATGTTTCACACTTACATAGTTATCAGACATTACAATTTCCTTTCAGTTGAAGCCTACACTCCCAGCTTTTATGATGTTCGTCTGAGTCTGATGTTTCCCAGAGCTGAACAAAGTCTTCCCACTTGTCTTCAGAAATGTAAGATAGTCTTTCCAGACCAACACAGTCAGAAAACTCCTTTATCCATATTCTCAATGATGGAGCATAGTTACACTTCCAACAGAACGCAGCAGCTCTCCTGGCTTGTAGAAGTCCTAAATCCAGAGGTgtagtctgtttctgcagccgttttcacacatgggACTCCTGAAAATGTATCGAAGATTTAAGGCAGGCTTCCTCTGGAATCGTTCCTCGTTCAAACATGTCACACAGCAAAGAGACCCTCTCAGGAAACAAGACACGATGtcataatgtaaaaagaaagaaagtggtgGACGGCGCAACAGAGTCTGACGCTATGAAGacagttttttggggttttctatcgatgctatgtgtagttcagcAGATTCATAATATCAACAAATGAGTGGAGaagaaaacactgacagacagaaaacataatggagCAGTTTCCTTATATGCACGGCGATCACCCTGTTGCGCTTTACAGTCTACCTCCGGCTCATTTGGGGGGGAATCTTCCTGAATATGTCCTGCTGGTGCCTTCACATTGACAATATACTAAGGGGCTTGCAGGAAAAGGACCTGGTAAAGTCGGAGGTAGAGTCACACGTGCAGCTCACAAAGGATGGATGTGCATATTTAAATTAGGTTTATGTGCAGAGTGCCAGGTATGCATGCATTTAGATTTCTTGTTTTATGTGCTTTTGCAGTGATGAGGCGTGCACCAGTGGCCAGCTGGTGATAGCCAGCAGAGAGAGCCAATATAAGATCCTCCACTTCCATCACGCCGGCCTGGACAAGCTGTCGGAGGTCTTTCAACAGTGGAAGTGCTGCAGGGAAACTCAGCTCAAAGACCAGGTCAGGCTACAGCACAGAAAGCTGAAGGTTTTTTCCTGCTTCTATTTTCCTGCCTTTCTCCTTTtctaattctctctctctctctctcttttttttttgtcatcaggTGTCAGTTGAGAAGTCCTGCATGCAGTTTTCCATCCAGCGGCCCACCCTGCCATCCGCTGAGACGCACCCGGAGGAGAAGCTTTATCGGCGGCTGGACGTCACCACCTGGCTGCGTCACCTCAACCACAACGgccaggtggaggaggagtacAAGCTGCGCAAGGTGTGTGGATAATAATACACCATCAGTCTCACCTGCTGCTGTCCTCACAGCCAAGCTTCACAtctctaaaacacacaaactaaacagtCATTCTGAAAGTTATGCCACAGTGTTTGACTTTCACTTTGAATCAGCGCCATCGTCCTGCACATGATCACAGGGTTGGTCTCGGCCCATCTCCCCCCTCTGAGTCATCTTGAGTATCTGTGTTTGACTCATTCGAAGGTTTCTAATCTCCCTGAAATGACTCAGTGGCAGTCACACGATGACAAAGATGTTCCCTGCAGTGaagcacacacaaatgcatgaacCCTGGAGAGCAGCTTTTGCTGGACATGCTCAttgtgcagtgtttgtttaaGTTTTGCAGCATTTTGCAACACTCATGAAATTACACATCTCCTGCAGATTACTTTAACAATACTGaagtaaaactgtttttaaaaagaattcATGCACACTCGCTTGTAGACGaggattcatttaaatattttcaaataatCAGTCAGGACACAtctctttaaaaataacagaacATAAGAATCTGACAGGTTTCGACCAAGTCTTTTGAAAGTAGAAGAGGTTGAGCAGGAGGAACAATCTATCAGAGGTGCTTCACGCTCCAACATGAGACATGAGCGGCCCTCCTGagatgatctagatattttcaggagtgtacaTGTGAAAACGGCTGTACTGAC from Labrus mixtus chromosome 20, fLabMix1.1, whole genome shotgun sequence carries:
- the tbc1d16 gene encoding TBC1 domain family member 16 encodes the protein MSLGRLLRRASSKASDLLTFNPGAGGTSLRSGLDGEIIFSKNNVCVHPAEPLPGLAEHHPGYLCVHTEKDDSLGTTLILTWVPNSRIQKQDEEALRYITPESSPVRRNARRRGRRPHSRPPAAPEEEDDEERNITSSTSGESHSLVVVEAGADPSSHQQPLPSTTEEGDELSDEVSRDSTMGSDSDTFSSPFCLSPVSEALCESSGSVFLDSESRELCEEAMTHSVSSASSLDSHAPSECSGQSQGVRWEEQQKVLALEQLCGVFRVDLGHMRSLRLFFSDEACTSGQLVIASRESQYKILHFHHAGLDKLSEVFQQWKCCRETQLKDQVSVEKSCMQFSIQRPTLPSAETHPEEKLYRRLDVTTWLRHLNHNGQVEEEYKLRKAIFFGGIDPSIRGEVWPFLLHYYSYDSSSQEREAWRLQKRTLYHEIQQRRLSMSPEEHSEFWRKVQFTVDKDVVRTDRSNLFFRGENNPNVEIMRRILLNYAVFNPDMGYCQGMSDLVAPLLTEIQDESDTFWCFVGLMENTIFISSPRDEDMERQLMYLRELLRLMLPRFHQHLTRLGEDGLQLLFCHRWILLCFKREFPDTEALRMWEACWAHYQTDYFHLFLCVAIIVLYGEDVTEQLLATDQMLLHFSNLSMHMNGELVLRKARSLLYQFRLLPRIPCSLHDLCKLCGPGMWDSRYIPAVECSGEHPDSQSCPYGGTSTPQPSSPSPSSTPLPSPNPTPPSEGKRGSKTRDVFTFRKQS